A window of the Acidobacteriota bacterium genome harbors these coding sequences:
- the rlmD gene encoding 23S rRNA (uracil(1939)-C(5))-methyltransferase RlmD — translation MISEGNVYDLKIEDLGYGGRGLARISSFVIWVDGALPGDRVRAKVVNRKPNYAQAKVLEFLEYSDKRITPRCKHHKSCGGCQLIEMKYTCQLDYKKKQIADLLIRIAGEKEPKLRDILPSAEIYRYRNRMEFSFGFDAEGKVSLGLHLPGCHDMITGIRTCSLQSLTADRILKRCADFFSELEVRKSYGGEEDLRHLLIREGRKTGEFLVALTGPSDYEDSAGDLAEVLKKGFPEVKTFVFKGTGGKKGMKGEDETKEEKGKDVSFTFMIFFGDGTIEEEVGGLRFLVDSDCFFQANTKQMENILRIVREFAAEEGVSSIIDLYCGSGAISLSLSSMSGEVLGIDNSRPSIQAAIKNARRNNITNCEFLCMDAGAGTKGLTYSNSKYDLAVVNPPRSGMQKNLIANLGSLSPDRIIYVSCNPSTLARDIRFLKELGYKLVEVVPADMFPHTYHIESVSYMKKSG, via the coding sequence TTGATTTCAGAAGGAAACGTTTACGATCTTAAAATCGAAGACCTAGGGTATGGGGGAAGAGGGCTTGCCCGTATCTCCTCCTTTGTCATCTGGGTGGACGGCGCTCTTCCTGGTGATAGAGTGAGGGCAAAGGTAGTCAACAGGAAGCCGAATTACGCACAGGCGAAGGTCCTCGAATTTCTCGAATATTCTGATAAGAGGATCACGCCGAGGTGCAAGCATCACAAAAGCTGTGGAGGATGCCAGCTCATTGAAATGAAATATACCTGCCAGCTTGATTATAAGAAGAAGCAGATCGCCGACCTCCTGATAAGGATAGCAGGAGAAAAGGAACCTAAGCTTAGAGATATTCTTCCATCGGCGGAAATCTATCGATACAGGAACAGAATGGAATTCTCGTTCGGCTTCGATGCAGAAGGCAAGGTGAGCCTCGGTCTTCATCTCCCCGGATGTCACGATATGATTACCGGAATAAGAACATGCTCCCTTCAATCTCTAACGGCCGACAGGATCCTGAAAAGATGTGCGGACTTCTTTTCAGAGCTTGAGGTCAGAAAGAGTTACGGTGGAGAAGAAGATCTCAGGCATCTGCTGATCAGAGAGGGGAGAAAAACAGGCGAATTCCTGGTTGCCTTGACGGGTCCATCGGATTATGAGGATTCCGCCGGTGATCTTGCGGAAGTCCTCAAGAAAGGCTTTCCGGAGGTGAAGACATTTGTCTTTAAGGGAACGGGAGGAAAGAAAGGAATGAAAGGGGAGGATGAAACGAAAGAAGAGAAGGGGAAAGATGTTTCCTTCACATTCATGATCTTTTTCGGTGACGGGACCATCGAGGAAGAGGTCGGGGGCCTCCGATTTCTTGTAGATTCCGACTGCTTCTTTCAGGCTAACACCAAACAGATGGAAAACATTCTTAGGATCGTCCGTGAGTTTGCCGCGGAAGAAGGAGTCTCATCAATCATCGACCTGTATTGCGGTTCAGGGGCTATTTCGCTCTCTCTTTCAAGTATGTCAGGAGAGGTTCTTGGAATAGACAACTCAAGGCCTTCCATCCAGGCCGCCATAAAGAATGCAAGGCGCAACAATATAACCAACTGTGAATTTCTTTGCATGGACGCGGGAGCCGGCACGAAAGGACTTACCTATTCTAATAGCAAGTATGATCTAGCCGTAGTGAATCCTCCAAGGTCCGGGATGCAGAAGAACTTAATTGCTAATCTGGGATCTCTCTCGCCAGATCGGATCATCTATGTCTCCTGCAATCCCTCCACTCTTGCAAGGGACATTAGGTTCCTGAAGGAGCTGGGCTATAAGCTTGTTGAAGTCGTTCCTGCCGACATGTTCCCGCATACCTACCATATAGAATCGGTATCCTACATGAAGAAGAGCGGCTAA